A single region of the Triticum dicoccoides isolate Atlit2015 ecotype Zavitan chromosome 2B, WEW_v2.0, whole genome shotgun sequence genome encodes:
- the LOC119368930 gene encoding uncharacterized protein LOC119368930, which translates to MAGMAQSPASSCVSSDEEEAKAMVVAGCPRCLMYVMLSSEPPRCPRCNSTVLLQFLHAADANTANTNTNTNTNATTNRQGGKS; encoded by the coding sequence ATGGCCGGCATGGCGCAGTCGCCGGCTAGCTCCTGCGTGTcgtccgacgaggaggaggccaaggCGATGGTGGTGGCGGGGTGCCCGCGGTGCCTCATGTACGTGATGCTCTCGTCGGAGCCGCCCCGGTGCCCCCGCTGCAACAGCACCGTGCTCCTGCAATTCCTCCACGCCGCCGACGCCAACACCGCcaacaccaacaccaacaccaacaccaacGCCACCACCAACAGGCAGGGCGGCAAGAGctag